Proteins from a single region of Acidobacteriota bacterium:
- a CDS encoding SH3 domain-containing protein, translating into MKRHVISILLINVLLFVSLTIFAGERVNSTAVSVNNSSAETVFLSGASFFEYCTVSLANPRSHLNVRTWEGRVIGKLAHGTTVWVNEYSGDWARVSVKRGRRWVSVGWVDSSYLLC; encoded by the coding sequence ATGAAACGACACGTAATTTCGATTCTCCTGATCAACGTCCTGTTGTTCGTCAGTTTGACGATCTTTGCCGGCGAACGGGTCAACAGCACGGCGGTCAGCGTGAACAACAGCTCCGCCGAGACGGTTTTTCTATCGGGCGCATCGTTTTTCGAATACTGCACGGTTTCGCTGGCAAATCCGCGAAGCCACCTGAACGTCAGAACCTGGGAAGGACGCGTTATCGGAAAACTCGCGCACGGGACGACTGTCTGGGTGAACGAATACTCGGGCGATTGGGCACGAGTGAGCGTCAAGCGCGGGCGGCGTTGGGTCTCAGTTGGATGGGTTGATAGCTCTTATTTGCTTTGCTAG
- a CDS encoding response regulator transcription factor — MNVLLVEDEQGLILTLTDRLVSEGFSVKSATDGEAGLALALGESFDLIILDVMLPKKNGYDVCRDLRQKNVSTPILMLTAKGETIDKVLGLKLGADDYLTKPFEVIELLARIEALLRRVPQSTAKSAGRVAFGDVTVDFRRAEISRRGEPVDLSAMEFKLLQFLIENPGTVHSRDHLLDAVWGYDAMPSTRTVDVHIAWLRQKLEENPKHPKYIQTVHGLGYRFCE, encoded by the coding sequence ATGAACGTACTTCTTGTCGAGGACGAACAAGGTCTCATTTTGACGCTGACCGACCGATTGGTGAGCGAGGGTTTCAGCGTCAAGAGCGCGACCGACGGTGAAGCCGGCCTCGCGTTGGCGCTCGGCGAGAGCTTTGACCTGATCATTCTTGACGTAATGCTTCCGAAAAAGAACGGCTACGACGTGTGCCGGGACCTCCGGCAAAAGAACGTCTCAACCCCGATTCTGATGCTGACCGCGAAGGGCGAGACCATCGACAAGGTTCTCGGGCTTAAACTCGGAGCCGACGATTATCTGACGAAGCCGTTCGAGGTAATCGAACTTCTGGCCCGCATCGAAGCCCTTCTCAGACGGGTGCCGCAGTCGACGGCCAAAAGCGCCGGTCGCGTTGCTTTCGGGGATGTCACTGTCGATTTTCGCCGCGCCGAGATTTCGCGCCGTGGCGAGCCTGTCGATCTGTCGGCGATGGAGTTCAAGCTTCTGCAGTTCCTCATCGAGAATCCGGGAACGGTCCATTCGCGCGATCACCTGCTCGACGCGGTTTGGGGGTATGACGCGATGCCGTCAACGCGGACGGTTGACGTTCATATCGCGTGGCTTCGTCAGAAGCTCGAAGAGAATCCTAAGCACCCGAAGTATATCCAAACCGTACACGGGCTGGGTTACCGGTTCTGCGAATGA
- a CDS encoding HAMP domain-containing histidine kinase, whose product MKRVSHSLVFVVVMIALLAVLAVLQYVWLGQVSDGERERLKARLESDTRRFADDFNREMQSAYFNFQLPINIWESNDWSEFNDRYDFWRGRSAYPNLIRSFSFVDLKRDSILVYDSASKSFVPGTLPENVAGVRTMLKQSGEVPAVASEVPALLMPVYDVHESIKKIIVRSSDSPPEPIKPQMPDRKGFLVIELDKSVVKDGIVADLTKKYFSESDGANYDLAIVDAQNRPVFDTPVLAGSDSTAKLLDLQMDNFVFYQNRDTLPRTGVTRSVVFSATTQKIETKSAKTNSNSNIDLHILTDDIKPRIDIRESKPRDGGEAAWVLNVQHSSGSIENFITSTRRRNLGVSFGILSLIGASILIIFLSAQRARTLAQRQVDFVSSVSHEFRTPLAVIYSASENLADGVAREPGQITRYGELIKNEGRKLSAMVEQILEFAGARSGKRRYDFEELNLDDLIDDAIDESRPLIDREKFTIERERCGSAIVSADRAALTGAFQNLISNSVKYSNGSKWMRIGCVRHDGKVSIEFEDEGIGIAPVDLKQIFEPFFRARSVVDEQIHGNGLGLSLVKETVEAHRGSIEVESEVGKGSRFVIQLPTV is encoded by the coding sequence ATGAAACGTGTTTCGCATTCGTTGGTTTTTGTCGTTGTGATGATCGCTCTTCTCGCGGTTCTGGCCGTGTTGCAGTATGTTTGGCTCGGGCAGGTCAGCGACGGCGAACGCGAACGGCTCAAAGCGCGGCTGGAATCGGACACCCGCCGATTTGCCGACGACTTCAACCGCGAGATGCAGAGCGCGTACTTCAATTTTCAGCTTCCGATCAACATCTGGGAAAGCAACGACTGGTCCGAGTTCAATGACCGCTACGATTTCTGGCGCGGGCGTTCGGCGTATCCGAACTTGATCAGGAGTTTCTCGTTCGTCGATCTCAAGCGGGATTCGATCCTGGTTTACGATTCCGCGTCAAAGTCGTTCGTGCCGGGGACGTTGCCGGAAAACGTCGCGGGCGTACGGACAATGTTGAAACAAAGCGGTGAAGTTCCGGCGGTCGCAAGCGAGGTCCCGGCATTGTTGATGCCGGTATATGATGTTCACGAATCGATCAAGAAGATCATCGTACGTTCGTCGGATTCGCCGCCGGAGCCGATCAAGCCTCAGATGCCGGACCGTAAAGGCTTTCTTGTCATTGAATTGGATAAGTCCGTCGTAAAAGACGGAATTGTCGCGGATCTGACGAAAAAGTACTTTTCCGAAAGCGACGGAGCGAACTACGATCTGGCGATCGTCGACGCGCAAAACCGTCCGGTTTTTGACACGCCGGTGCTCGCCGGGTCCGATTCTACCGCGAAATTGCTGGATCTTCAGATGGACAATTTCGTTTTTTACCAGAACCGCGACACGCTGCCCCGAACGGGGGTAACGCGCAGCGTGGTCTTCAGCGCGACGACGCAAAAGATCGAGACGAAGTCGGCCAAAACGAACAGCAATTCGAACATTGACCTTCATATTCTGACCGACGATATCAAGCCGCGAATCGATATCCGTGAATCGAAACCCCGGGACGGCGGCGAAGCAGCGTGGGTTCTCAACGTTCAGCACAGTTCGGGTTCGATCGAGAATTTCATTACGAGCACGCGGCGCCGGAATCTCGGTGTCAGTTTCGGCATTCTGTCGCTGATAGGCGCGAGCATTTTGATCATTTTTCTTTCGGCGCAGCGGGCCCGAACATTGGCGCAGCGGCAGGTTGATTTCGTTTCGAGCGTATCGCACGAGTTTCGGACGCCGCTCGCGGTCATCTATTCGGCAAGTGAGAACCTCGCCGACGGCGTTGCGCGCGAACCCGGGCAGATCACGCGATACGGCGAACTGATCAAGAACGAGGGGCGAAAATTATCGGCGATGGTCGAACAGATCCTCGAGTTTGCCGGCGCGCGTTCCGGGAAGCGCAGATATGACTTTGAAGAGCTGAACCTGGATGATCTGATCGACGATGCGATCGACGAGAGCCGTCCCCTGATCGACCGTGAGAAATTCACGATCGAGCGCGAGCGTTGCGGAAGCGCGATCGTGTCGGCTGACAGGGCGGCGCTGACGGGAGCGTTTCAGAACCTGATCTCGAATTCGGTCAAATACTCGAATGGTTCGAAGTGGATGCGTATCGGATGCGTCCGACACGACGGAAAAGTGTCGATCGAGTTTGAGGACGAGGGAATCGGCATCGCGCCGGTCGATCTGAAGCAGATATTTGAACCGTTCTTCCGGGCGAGGTCAGTTGTCGACGAGCAGATACACGGCAACGGACTCGGTTTGAGCCTGGTCAAAGAGACCGTCGAAGCGCACCGCGGGTCGATCGAAGTCGAGAGCGAGGTCGGCAAGGGAAGTCGGTTCGTGATCCAGCTGCCGACAGTTTAG
- the recQ gene encoding DNA helicase RecQ, which translates to MNIERASEILKAKFGYDEFRMNQRAAIEAVLDGRDSVVLMPTGGGKSLCYQIPALMLDGLTLVVSPLIALMKDQVDSLRLNGVEAEFLNSSQTSREQTEVFGRVRAGTTKILYVAPERLLQSGDLFIDFLKQIKVSLFAIDEAHCISSWGHDFRPEYIQLGKLKTYFPNVPVIALTATADKLVRKDIFERLNIPKAELFISSFNRPNIFYRVEPKRNSFDQLLEYLESRREESGIIYCLSRVAVDSLAADLRDEGFSALAYHAGHDKATRDRHQESFLNDDTKIIVATIAFGMGIDKSNVRFVVHCDLPKNIESYYQETGRAGRDGLPSDALLFFGWGDVTKLRGFAEVEGNPQQSEIMLRKLQTMGEFGELRTCRRRFLLNYFGEELNENCGNCDNCLKAYDRFDGTVIAQKALSAVARTGERMGVNYIVDFLRGSKSQKIWDRHKELKTYGVGADVSKDDWFEYIRELIGQGYLVKTDDQFPTLKLTARSRGVLDGSTPVELIKITKIEESKAAASGVPDYNDGLFRELRALRSKLAQAENVPPYIVFSDAALVEMATYLPTSLEDLGRISGVGEIKLERYGADFVACVSGFCEDNGLTSRMMLKSVRRTRKPRTIRNAKGQNTHQISLEMFESGMTPSEVARERGFTLSTIQNHLMRYLPTGEVEIGDLVEKDKIEPIRRALAEAGDDESLSPILEKLGGDYNYGEIRAVIVALSNGKLP; encoded by the coding sequence ATGAATATAGAAAGAGCCTCTGAAATCCTCAAAGCAAAGTTCGGATACGACGAGTTCCGGATGAATCAGAGGGCCGCGATCGAAGCGGTTCTCGACGGGCGCGATTCCGTTGTCTTGATGCCGACCGGCGGCGGCAAATCGCTGTGTTACCAGATTCCGGCGCTGATGCTCGACGGCCTGACGCTCGTCGTTTCACCGCTCATCGCGCTGATGAAGGATCAGGTCGATTCGCTCCGGCTCAACGGGGTCGAAGCCGAGTTCCTTAATTCGTCGCAGACGAGCCGCGAACAGACCGAGGTTTTCGGGCGGGTGCGCGCCGGCACGACAAAGATCCTTTACGTTGCTCCGGAGCGTTTGCTGCAATCGGGCGACCTGTTCATCGATTTTCTGAAACAGATCAAAGTCTCGCTCTTCGCGATCGACGAGGCGCATTGTATCTCGAGTTGGGGGCACGACTTTCGGCCCGAGTACATCCAACTCGGGAAGCTCAAGACATATTTCCCGAATGTTCCGGTGATCGCGCTGACGGCGACCGCCGACAAGCTCGTTCGCAAGGACATCTTTGAGCGTTTGAACATTCCGAAGGCCGAACTGTTCATCTCGAGTTTCAACCGTCCGAACATCTTTTATCGCGTCGAGCCGAAGCGAAACTCGTTCGATCAGTTGCTCGAATATCTGGAATCGCGCCGCGAGGAGAGCGGCATCATTTACTGCCTGAGCCGAGTTGCGGTTGATTCGCTGGCCGCCGACTTGCGTGACGAGGGCTTTTCCGCACTCGCCTATCACGCCGGACACGATAAGGCGACGCGCGACAGGCACCAGGAGAGTTTCCTGAACGACGACACGAAGATAATCGTCGCGACGATCGCGTTCGGGATGGGGATCGACAAGTCGAATGTCCGGTTCGTCGTTCATTGCGATCTCCCGAAGAACATCGAAAGCTATTACCAGGAAACAGGGCGTGCCGGGCGCGACGGTCTGCCGAGCGATGCGCTTCTGTTTTTCGGTTGGGGCGACGTCACCAAACTTCGCGGTTTCGCGGAGGTCGAAGGAAATCCGCAGCAGTCGGAGATTATGCTTCGCAAGCTGCAGACGATGGGGGAATTCGGGGAATTGCGGACCTGTCGCCGACGCTTTCTGCTCAATTACTTTGGCGAGGAATTAAACGAGAACTGCGGAAACTGCGACAATTGCCTCAAGGCCTACGATCGCTTCGACGGCACCGTGATCGCCCAAAAAGCGCTGAGCGCGGTCGCCCGGACGGGCGAGAGAATGGGCGTCAACTATATCGTAGACTTTTTGCGCGGTTCGAAATCGCAAAAGATCTGGGACCGGCACAAGGAACTCAAAACCTACGGCGTCGGCGCCGACGTTTCAAAGGACGACTGGTTCGAGTACATCCGCGAACTGATCGGGCAGGGTTATCTGGTCAAAACAGACGATCAGTTTCCGACGCTGAAACTGACCGCACGGAGCCGCGGCGTGCTTGACGGGTCAACGCCCGTTGAACTGATAAAGATCACGAAAATCGAAGAGTCCAAGGCTGCCGCGTCCGGCGTTCCCGACTACAACGACGGACTTTTCAGGGAACTTCGCGCCCTTCGGTCGAAACTCGCGCAGGCTGAGAATGTACCGCCATACATTGTGTTTTCCGACGCCGCGCTCGTCGAAATGGCGACCTATCTGCCGACGAGTCTCGAGGATCTTGGACGTATTTCGGGAGTCGGCGAGATCAAACTCGAGCGATACGGGGCCGATTTTGTCGCCTGCGTCAGTGGATTCTGCGAGGACAACGGATTGACATCGCGGATGATGTTGAAGTCCGTTCGCCGGACACGAAAGCCGCGGACGATAAGAAATGCCAAAGGTCAGAACACGCACCAGATCTCGCTCGAGATGTTCGAATCCGGAATGACGCCGTCGGAGGTCGCCCGCGAACGAGGGTTCACGTTGAGCACTATCCAAAACCACTTGATGCGGTATCTGCCGACGGGTGAAGTTGAGATCGGGGATCTCGTTGAAAAAGACAAGATCGAGCCGATTCGCCGCGCGCTTGCAGAAGCCGGCGATGACGAAAGCCTCTCGCCGATCCTTGAGAAACTCGGCGGCGATTACAACTACGGCGAGATCCGGGCGGTGATCGTCGCGCTGTCCAATGGCAAATTGCCCTGA
- a CDS encoding NAD(P)-binding domain-containing protein: MLDLLIIGAGPAGISAAFEAQKLGLDYLVIEKSLIGSTIYQYPVGLTVFSTVPELEMVEGTLKPAREKPTREELLSYYTRFVLENGLNVQTEEKVLKVEKLAESNFRTSTSKGVYESRAVLFAIGAMEYTRKLNVPGEDLPKVHHLFRETYPYVRKNAMVIGGGNSAGEAALFLAQEGAHAILAIFRDDWENNDPKQGCIKYWVKQPLEEELSKDCLNVYFLKRVLEIRENEIELESEDGRVETFPNDVVFILIGADAELGLLTDLGVTTHAGKYGDVPDYDEETFETNVSGVYVVGHFTEARHIAGAIQMPRKIVPLIAKSLKTD, encoded by the coding sequence ATGCTTGACCTACTAATCATCGGTGCCGGTCCGGCCGGTATCTCGGCGGCGTTCGAGGCGCAAAAACTCGGGCTCGATTATCTCGTCATCGAAAAAAGCCTGATCGGCAGCACGATCTATCAGTATCCGGTCGGATTGACCGTCTTTTCGACGGTTCCCGAACTCGAGATGGTCGAAGGAACGCTCAAACCGGCGCGCGAAAAGCCGACGCGCGAGGAACTTCTTTCCTACTACACGCGATTCGTTCTCGAGAACGGGCTGAACGTTCAAACCGAGGAAAAGGTCTTGAAGGTCGAGAAACTCGCCGAATCGAATTTTCGGACTTCGACCTCGAAAGGCGTCTACGAGTCGCGCGCGGTCCTCTTTGCGATCGGCGCAATGGAATACACCCGCAAGTTGAATGTCCCGGGCGAAGATCTGCCCAAGGTTCACCATCTGTTCCGCGAAACATATCCTTATGTGCGAAAAAACGCGATGGTCATCGGCGGCGGGAATTCGGCCGGTGAAGCAGCGCTTTTCCTCGCTCAGGAAGGCGCTCACGCGATCCTTGCGATCTTTCGCGATGACTGGGAAAACAACGATCCAAAGCAAGGATGTATCAAATACTGGGTGAAGCAGCCGCTCGAAGAGGAACTGTCGAAGGATTGCCTCAACGTCTATTTCCTCAAACGCGTCCTCGAGATTCGCGAAAATGAGATCGAGCTCGAAAGCGAAGACGGACGCGTCGAGACTTTTCCGAATGATGTCGTCTTTATCCTTATCGGCGCCGACGCCGAACTTGGCCTGCTCACCGATCTCGGCGTCACGACGCACGCCGGAAAATACGGCGATGTGCCGGATTATGACGAGGAGACTTTTGAGACCAACGTTTCCGGCGTTTACGTCGTCGGGCACTTCACCGAAGCGCGCCACATTGCCGGCGCGATCCAGATGCCGCGCAAGATCGTCCCGTTGATCGCGAAAAGCCTCAAGACAGATTGA
- a CDS encoding Uma2 family endonuclease, translating to MELTEPSLKLPQPLFFVVSFPGHSFTDEELEGIDRENDDFRIELNSNGDLEFMPPPFPETSRKNIELDYQLMAWSKKDKTGLCFESSAKFTLPNGAKRMPDVSWILKDRYYALSKTERSKRFARIVPDFVIELRSVSDRLPILERKMAEYIANGVRLGWLIDPETERVQVYRADGSVETLEKPATISGEDVLVGFVLDLAEIW from the coding sequence ATGGAACTCACGGAGCCTTCGTTGAAATTACCGCAACCTCTGTTTTTCGTGGTCAGTTTTCCGGGCCATTCTTTCACCGATGAAGAACTTGAAGGGATCGATCGCGAAAACGACGATTTTCGAATCGAACTAAACTCAAATGGGGACCTCGAATTCATGCCTCCACCATTTCCTGAAACCAGTCGCAAGAACATAGAACTTGACTATCAACTCATGGCTTGGTCGAAAAAAGACAAAACCGGGCTGTGTTTTGAATCGTCAGCGAAGTTCACCCTTCCCAATGGCGCAAAACGAATGCCTGATGTCTCGTGGATTCTTAAAGATCGCTATTACGCCCTATCGAAGACTGAACGTTCGAAAAGATTCGCGCGGATCGTACCGGATTTCGTTATCGAACTTCGTTCGGTTTCAGATCGGTTGCCGATTCTCGAGCGGAAGATGGCCGAGTATATCGCCAACGGCGTACGGCTCGGTTGGCTGATCGACCCCGAAACCGAGCGTGTCCAGGTTTACCGGGCCGATGGTTCGGTCGAGACCCTCGAAAAACCGGCGACGATCTCGGGCGAGGATGTTTTGGTCGGCTTTGTGCTTGATCTGGCGGAGATTTGGTAA
- a CDS encoding folate-binding protein YgfZ yields the protein MEIDEYNKISNGAAAFYPQERGLIAVWGRESTQFLNGLITNDVASLEDGGEMLAAFPNAQGRLLAIVRVRRDGDRFLFETEAATRDKVFQNLYRFTFAGDFFVEDLSESLDFFSTFNFQFSNAHSFSSLAGRDFFAAKSAASEFEAAIASQQAVRISGELWETLRIECGIPLYGIDCDETTIVPELGLEGLISYNKGCYIGQEIIARIHFRGHVAKRLTGLICDGGIIAGSEVRTGDGKNAGRVTSVTFSPKIGKTIALAYVRYDFLADGTELFADENRMIVKTLPFIQELN from the coding sequence ATGGAAATTGACGAATACAACAAGATCAGCAACGGAGCCGCGGCGTTTTATCCACAGGAGCGCGGACTGATCGCGGTTTGGGGCAGGGAATCGACGCAGTTTCTGAACGGACTCATCACCAATGATGTCGCCAGCCTTGAAGACGGCGGCGAGATGCTCGCGGCGTTTCCCAACGCTCAGGGAAGACTGCTCGCGATCGTCCGCGTCCGCCGCGACGGCGATCGGTTTTTATTTGAAACCGAAGCCGCGACGCGCGACAAGGTGTTTCAGAATCTTTACCGATTCACGTTCGCCGGCGACTTTTTCGTCGAGGACCTGTCTGAATCCCTCGATTTTTTTTCAACTTTCAATTTCCAATTTTCAAACGCTCATTCGTTTTCGTCGTTGGCCGGAAGGGATTTCTTCGCCGCGAAGTCGGCCGCAAGCGAGTTTGAAGCCGCGATCGCGTCGCAACAGGCGGTTCGAATCTCCGGCGAACTCTGGGAAACGCTTCGCATCGAATGCGGAATCCCGCTTTACGGAATCGATTGCGACGAGACGACGATCGTCCCGGAACTGGGGCTTGAGGGTCTGATCAGCTACAACAAAGGCTGCTACATCGGCCAGGAGATCATCGCGCGGATCCACTTTCGCGGTCATGTCGCAAAGCGCCTGACCGGATTGATTTGCGATGGCGGGATCATAGCGGGATCAGAGGTCAGGACCGGCGACGGCAAGAACGCGGGCCGCGTAACTTCAGTGACATTTTCTCCGAAGATCGGGAAAACGATCGCTCTCGCGTATGTCCGATACGACTTTCTCGCAGACGGAACGGAACTGTTTGCCGACGAGAATCGAATGATCGTGAAAACTCTTCCTTTCATCCAAGAATTGAATTAG
- a CDS encoding uracil-DNA glycosylase: MNKDRKLKLFQELAEEAKCCRICEKMQDKTAVLSELNGSIFPKVLFLAEAPGRQGADRTRRPFWGDRSGDNFQVLLDSIGLAREDIFITNSVMCSPRSETGANRKPSRREISNCSAFLKRQIELIAPKVIATLGTVALDALKIVEPHQLALKTDAAKPVDWNGRKLVPLYHPSPQVVITVRSIAQQLEDFSALKSAIELAEYV; encoded by the coding sequence ATGAACAAAGACCGGAAACTGAAACTATTTCAGGAACTCGCCGAAGAGGCGAAATGCTGCCGTATATGCGAAAAAATGCAGGACAAAACCGCAGTGCTCAGCGAACTTAACGGGTCGATCTTCCCAAAGGTCCTGTTTTTGGCCGAAGCGCCGGGACGCCAGGGTGCCGACCGGACGAGGCGACCATTCTGGGGTGACAGATCGGGCGACAATTTTCAGGTGCTGCTCGATTCGATCGGTCTCGCGCGTGAGGATATCTTTATCACCAACAGCGTGATGTGCAGCCCGCGTTCCGAAACGGGAGCGAACCGGAAACCTTCGCGCCGCGAGATCAGTAACTGTTCGGCGTTTTTGAAACGCCAGATCGAACTGATCGCGCCGAAGGTCATCGCAACGCTCGGAACGGTCGCGCTCGACGCGCTGAAGATCGTTGAGCCGCATCAACTTGCGCTTAAGACCGATGCCGCGAAGCCGGTCGACTGGAACGGCCGGAAACTCGTTCCGCTCTACCATCCGAGTCCGCAGGTCGTCATCACCGTCAGGAGCATCGCGCAGCAACTGGAAGATTTCTCCGCTTTGAAATCGGCGATCGAACTTGCAGAATACGTTTAG
- a CDS encoding Mrp/NBP35 family ATP-binding protein, translating to MSNISEKSVLDALSNITDPDLRKDIVSLGFVKDLVINGGEVSFRLVLTTPACPVKEAFEAEARSLVGAIEGVTEVKVTMDAVVPQGRGIAGNQALPNVKNIIAVSSGKGGVGKSTVAVNLAVSLALDGAKVGLMDADVYGPNVPLMLGVEQKQPVVENGKILPIRAHGVKMISMAVLAPPDKPMILRGPMLHGIVRQFLTDVNWGELDYLIVDMPPGTGDVQLSLAQLVPVQGAVLVTTPQIVSLADVRRALKMFETVAVPVIGVIENMSYFVPPDMPEKRYDIFGRGGGSSFADEMGVPFLGEVPLGIEVREAGDKGTPVVVSNPDSPQAKAFRKTAEEVARQVSIEAMKPELVILSKAK from the coding sequence ATGAGTAATATTTCCGAAAAGTCAGTATTGGACGCTCTCAGCAACATCACGGATCCGGACCTTCGAAAGGATATTGTGAGTCTCGGATTCGTTAAAGATCTTGTCATCAATGGCGGCGAGGTTTCGTTTCGGCTCGTCTTGACGACGCCGGCCTGCCCGGTCAAGGAGGCTTTCGAGGCCGAGGCCAGATCGCTGGTCGGCGCGATAGAAGGCGTGACCGAGGTCAAAGTGACGATGGATGCCGTCGTTCCGCAAGGTCGCGGAATCGCCGGAAACCAGGCGTTGCCGAACGTCAAGAACATCATCGCCGTGTCATCCGGCAAGGGCGGCGTCGGCAAATCGACGGTCGCCGTCAACCTCGCGGTTTCGCTGGCTCTCGACGGCGCCAAAGTCGGACTGATGGACGCCGACGTTTATGGTCCGAACGTGCCTCTGATGCTCGGCGTCGAGCAGAAACAGCCGGTCGTCGAGAACGGAAAGATCCTGCCGATCCGAGCGCACGGGGTGAAAATGATCTCGATGGCGGTCCTCGCGCCGCCCGACAAACCGATGATCCTCCGCGGGCCGATGCTTCACGGAATCGTGCGCCAGTTTCTGACGGATGTGAATTGGGGAGAACTTGATTATCTGATCGTCGATATGCCTCCCGGAACGGGCGATGTGCAATTGTCGCTCGCGCAGCTTGTACCGGTGCAGGGCGCGGTTTTGGTGACGACGCCGCAGATCGTTTCGCTGGCGGACGTCCGGCGTGCGCTAAAGATGTTCGAAACGGTCGCCGTTCCGGTCATCGGAGTTATCGAGAATATGTCGTATTTCGTGCCGCCGGATATGCCCGAGAAGCGCTACGACATCTTCGGGCGCGGCGGCGGCAGTTCATTCGCGGATGAAATGGGCGTTCCGTTCCTCGGCGAGGTCCCGCTCGGGATCGAGGTTCGCGAAGCCGGCGACAAAGGCACGCCGGTGGTCGTCAGCAACCCGGATTCGCCGCAGGCCAAGGCCTTCCGCAAGACGGCGGAGGAAGTCGCGCGCCAGGTTTCGATCGAAGCGATGAAGCCGGAATTGGTGATCCTTTCGAAAGCGAAGTAA
- a CDS encoding iron-sulfur cluster assembly accessory protein, whose product MNVTASAIEEIKKFLASEDDLPETAGLRVRVVPGGCSGFQYSLNIEEESRQGDFVLDKGGVKMFVDMFSAQYLNGITVDYQSNMMGSGFTFENPNATGGCGCGTSFSA is encoded by the coding sequence ATGAACGTCACGGCGTCGGCGATCGAAGAGATCAAGAAATTCCTTGCGAGCGAAGACGACCTGCCGGAAACGGCCGGACTTCGCGTGCGCGTCGTTCCGGGCGGATGTTCGGGATTTCAATACAGCTTGAATATCGAAGAAGAATCGCGCCAGGGGGATTTCGTGCTCGACAAAGGCGGCGTGAAGATGTTCGTCGATATGTTCTCGGCGCAATACCTGAACGGCATCACGGTCGACTACCAGTCGAATATGATGGGTTCTGGTTTCACCTTCGAGAATCCGAATGCGACCGGCGGCTGCGGCTGCGGCACATCTTTTTCGGCTTAG
- a CDS encoding C40 family peptidase, with the protein MNFFKQPVVVVCFLLLAFSAVTETMAQEQRPRVVKTVDSRPTSNPSVNRTVVTTPNSSRPTLSNEVVVVGGQNSQPLVKKTGSTRPLMEVPSNKAPYTGSIVSNMLQSIRSKYGIPYRLGTTGPNRYDCSGFVWAVFNESGIYFERSSARSYWAQFEPVSGDDRYKFGTLVFLNKLGHVGIVADEKGFYHASSSKGITYSPFAGYWEKRIVGFRRVPVN; encoded by the coding sequence ATGAATTTTTTCAAACAACCTGTCGTCGTGGTCTGCTTTCTGTTGCTCGCATTCTCTGCGGTGACGGAGACGATGGCACAGGAACAACGGCCGCGGGTCGTCAAGACGGTTGACAGCCGCCCGACTTCGAATCCATCGGTCAATCGTACGGTCGTCACAACACCGAATTCGAGCCGTCCGACGCTGTCTAACGAAGTCGTCGTGGTCGGTGGCCAGAATAGTCAGCCGCTGGTGAAAAAGACCGGTTCGACGCGTCCGCTGATGGAAGTTCCTTCGAACAAAGCGCCTTACACCGGCAGCATCGTTTCGAATATGCTTCAGTCGATCCGTTCGAAATACGGGATTCCGTATCGTCTCGGAACGACGGGTCCGAACCGTTACGACTGTTCAGGATTTGTCTGGGCCGTTTTCAACGAATCCGGGATCTATTTCGAGCGTTCGAGCGCGCGAAGTTATTGGGCTCAGTTCGAACCTGTTTCGGGCGATGACCGCTACAAATTCGGCACGCTCGTGTTCCTGAACAAACTCGGACACGTCGGCATCGTCGCGGACGAGAAAGGTTTTTATCACGCATCTTCAAGCAAAGGAATCACATATTCGCCTTTTGCCGGTTACTGGGAAAAGCGAATCGTCGGATTCCGTCGTGTTCCTGTCAACTAA